The Intrasporangium calvum DSM 43043 sequence GGTGGGGCAGCGCAGCGCTCGGCCGGTCGGGATCGACGTGCCGCAAGGCGTCCTCGACGGCCGCAAGCGCCAGGGCGACAGGACTCGGTGACTTCGGTGACATGGTTACAGCGTAGACGCAGTAACTGCGGGAACGCAAGAGGCACCCCATGGGGGAAGGCCCGAACACACCCGGCTCCCCGGAAACGCACCGAGTTGAGGCACGGTGCGTCTCCGGAAGCCGGGTGTGTTGCGGGAAGGGGTGTGCTGTGGCAGGGGGCCGCGCCGCGCCGGGTCGGGTCAGGTGAAGGCGAAGAGCGCGATCGGGTCGGTCGTCGGCTGCTGGGAGCCGCCGGTGGGCTCGACCGAGATCCCCGCCGCCGTGGCAGTGCGCGCGTCGCCCTGGAGGACGACCACCTGGTCCGGGCCGGCGGGCATGACCCCCGCCGAGACCATGTGACCGGTGGAGTCCTGTAGCCACAGCTGGTACACCTTGCCATCCGGTGCGGCCGGCATCCGCGAGGTCACGAGGACGGCCCTGCCCAAGGACGGCGAGCGGACGACGGTGGCCGTCGCCCCACCCGTGAACGACTGGCTGGTCCGCATCGCATCCGGCGCGTCGAGCACCTGTTCGGCGACGGTCGGGGCCGGAGTGCCCTCCCGGGCCTGCCAGATCCCGACCCCGGTCACGCCCAGGACGGCCGCCGCTGCGGCGGCGACCAGGACCCGACGCCATGGTCGCGCCGGGCTGGCCGCCACGTTGGCCGCCTCGGTGGCCGGCGCGGCGGCACGAACCGGTGGCAGCGGACGGGCCTCAGCGATGGCGCTCATGAGGCGCCCGCGCAGCGCCGGTGGCGGGGGCAGCTCGACGCCGGCAGCGAGCTGGGCGGCGGCTTCGCGGAGTCCCGCGACCTCCGCCCGACAGGCCGGGCAGCCGGCGAGGTGCTGCTCGAACTGCACCCTCTCCAGCTCATCGAGCGCATCGACGGCGTAGGCGCCGGACAGCGCGTGGATGTCATCGGTCATGAGGTCACCCCCAACGTGTCTCGAAGTCTGATGAGGCCGTCCCGGATCCGGGTCTTGGCCGTGCCGAGGGGCAGGTCGAGGAGGCCGGCGACCTCGGTGTGCGTGTAGCCGGAGAGGTAGGCGAGCTCGACGGCTCGGCGCTGGGCCTCGGTCAACGAGCCCAGCGCGCGGCGCACGCGCTCCCCCTCGAGCCGCTGCACGGCCACCTCCGACGTGTGGTCATGGGCGACGTCCACGGTCGCCGCGCCGTAGGCCGCGTCCCGGCCGCGTGCGGACTCGGACGACCGGACCCGGTCGACGGCCTTGCGGTGCGCGATGGTCATGACCCAGGCGAGCACGCTGCCCTTGCCGGAGTCGTAGCGCGCGCTCTGACGCCACAGCTCGAGGAAGACCTCCTGGGTGACCTCCTCGGACTGCGCCGGGTCACGGACGACGCGGCGGACCAGCCCGTGCACCCGGGCTGACGTCCTGTCGTAGAACTCGCCGAACGCCCCCTCGTCGCCGGTCGCGGCCCGCCCGAGCAGGTCGCCCAGCTCGATCGGCTCGAACGGCTCGACCGGCTCGACCGGCTCGACCGGCGCGACGGGGCCGGTGGCCGCCCCCGGCGACGAGGCGTCGCCGGAGGGGACCACCGAGAACCGAGCCATGGGACCCATTCTCCTCACCCGGGCCCGGGCCGGGTGGGACCGGTCACGCTGCCGCTCATGGCATGAGCACCGTGTCGATGATGTAGACGGTCGCGTTGGCCGTCGGCACGTTGCCGCAGAGGACGGTCGCCCGCTCCTTGCCGACTGTGAACGAGTCACCCGAGGGCTCCACCGTCAGCGTCGTGCCGGCGAGGGTCTCGTGGGTGCCGGCCAGCTCGTCGGGCGACAGCGAGCCGGCGACGACGTGGTTGGTGAGGATCTTCGTCAGGGTCGGCTTGTCGGCGAGGACCGCCTTGAGGTCCGCCTCGGGGATCTTGGCGAAGGCGTCGTTGACGGGCGCGAAGACGGTGACGTCGGGGGCGGAGTTGAGGGTGTCGACGAGCCCCGCCTCCGTGACGGCGGTGACGAGGGTGCTGAGGAGCGGGTTGTTGCTCGCGGCGGTGGCGACCGGGTCGGTGGCCATCCCGCTGAACGAGCCCTTGCCGTCGCTCGGCACGGCGGAGCACGCGGAGCCGAAGACCTGCGCGGCAGGGTCCGTCGTCGCGGCCGAGGTCGCGCTGGACGATCCAGTGGTCGTGGGTGCCGACGAGGTCATCGCCGGTGCGGCGGTGGGCGCCTCCGGCTCGGCGCTGCCGCAGGCGGCGAGCCCGAGCGGGAGGACGAGGGCCAGGGCGAGTGCAGTGCGACGGGTGTTCATGGGGGTGATCTCCTTGAGTCGGGAGGTGCAGGTCACGAGCGGTTCGGAGCCCAGCGGCATACGGATTGGGGTGGACCGGAAGTCAGCTGACGGTGACGACGACCTCCTGGATGCCGCTGGAGCCGTCGGGGAAGGGAGCGGCCCGGTCGGCCGTCTGGACGTCCCCGGTCCGGTCGGTGGCGCGG is a genomic window containing:
- the sigK gene encoding ECF RNA polymerase sigma factor SigK; protein product: MARFSVVPSGDASSPGAATGPVAPVEPVEPVEPFEPIELGDLLGRAATGDEGAFGEFYDRTSARVHGLVRRVVRDPAQSEEVTQEVFLELWRQSARYDSGKGSVLAWVMTIAHRKAVDRVRSSESARGRDAAYGAATVDVAHDHTSEVAVQRLEGERVRRALGSLTEAQRRAVELAYLSGYTHTEVAGLLDLPLGTAKTRIRDGLIRLRDTLGVTS
- a CDS encoding anti-sigma factor codes for the protein MTDDIHALSGAYAVDALDELERVQFEQHLAGCPACRAEVAGLREAAAQLAAGVELPPPPALRGRLMSAIAEARPLPPVRAAAPATEAANVAASPARPWRRVLVAAAAAAVLGVTGVGIWQAREGTPAPTVAEQVLDAPDAMRTSQSFTGGATATVVRSPSLGRAVLVTSRMPAAPDGKVYQLWLQDSTGHMVSAGVMPAGPDQVVVLQGDARTATAAGISVEPTGGSQQPTTDPIALFAFT
- a CDS encoding fasciclin domain-containing protein, giving the protein MNTRRTALALALVLPLGLAACGSAEPEAPTAAPAMTSSAPTTTGSSSATSAATTDPAAQVFGSACSAVPSDGKGSFSGMATDPVATAASNNPLLSTLVTAVTEAGLVDTLNSAPDVTVFAPVNDAFAKIPEADLKAVLADKPTLTKILTNHVVAGSLSPDELAGTHETLAGTTLTVEPSGDSFTVGKERATVLCGNVPTANATVYIIDTVLMP